From a single Alloactinosynnema sp. L-07 genomic region:
- a CDS encoding sulfite exporter TauE/SafE family protein, with the protein MNLGAVLVTGLFAGGVSCAAVQGGLLTGLITRQRAATAEPAAPLRRAKGRTHRGATADTPPGGQSVVTAERRSRRARLGDDLVPVGGFLAGKLVSHTVLGALLGAVGGAVELSVGLRTWLQIGAGLLIVVFGLAQLGVPGFRRIVVEPPISWMKLVRNRARSQAAVAPALLGVATVLIPCGVTLSVEALALASGSPLTGAATMAVFVLGTGPLFAVLGYAARKAATAWRGRLAAVTGLVVLAMGLYTLNGGLELAGSPLSAGRIAQAVAGSQPPADTAAATTADGRQTVVITARTGSYSPENVQVQSGVPTTLVVKSDGAQGCVRSFVIRDEQKILPIDGETRIDLGVLRPGRLDYACGMGMYTGVITIV; encoded by the coding sequence GTGAACCTTGGTGCTGTCCTGGTCACCGGCCTGTTCGCCGGTGGTGTGTCCTGCGCGGCCGTGCAGGGCGGTCTGCTCACCGGCCTGATCACCCGCCAGCGTGCCGCGACCGCCGAACCCGCCGCACCGCTCCGCCGCGCGAAAGGCCGCACCCACCGCGGCGCAACCGCCGACACCCCGCCCGGCGGACAGTCCGTCGTGACCGCCGAGCGGCGGAGCCGACGCGCCCGCCTCGGTGACGATCTCGTCCCCGTCGGCGGGTTCCTGGCCGGCAAGCTCGTCTCCCACACCGTGCTCGGCGCGCTGCTGGGCGCGGTGGGCGGGGCGGTGGAGTTGTCGGTCGGGCTGCGCACGTGGCTGCAGATCGGCGCCGGCCTGCTGATCGTCGTCTTCGGACTGGCGCAGCTCGGGGTGCCGGGCTTCCGCCGTATCGTCGTCGAACCGCCGATCTCCTGGATGAAGCTCGTGCGCAACCGGGCCCGGTCACAAGCCGCGGTGGCGCCGGCGCTGCTCGGCGTGGCCACGGTCCTGATCCCGTGCGGGGTGACGTTGTCGGTGGAAGCGCTGGCGTTGGCCTCCGGATCGCCCTTGACGGGCGCGGCCACCATGGCGGTGTTCGTGCTCGGCACCGGCCCGCTGTTCGCCGTACTGGGCTACGCCGCCCGCAAGGCCGCCACCGCCTGGCGGGGCCGGCTCGCCGCGGTCACCGGACTGGTGGTACTGGCCATGGGCCTCTACACCCTCAACGGCGGCCTGGAGCTGGCCGGATCACCGCTGTCCGCCGGCCGCATCGCCCAAGCCGTCGCCGGCTCGCAACCACCCGCCGACACCGCGGCGGCCACCACCGCGGACGGCCGGCAGACCGTGGTGATCACAGCACGCACCGGTTCCTACAGCCCCGAGAACGTCCAGGTCCAATCCGGCGTGCCCACCACGCTGGTGGTCAAGTCGGACGGCGCGCAGGGCTGCGTGCGGTCCTTCGTCATCCGCGACGAACAGAAGATCCTGCCGATCGACGGCGAGACCCGCATCGACCTGGGTGTGCTGCGGCCCGGCCGGCTCGACTATGCCTGCGGCATGGGCATGTACACCGGCGTCATCACCATCGTCTGA
- a CDS encoding heavy-metal-associated domain-containing protein produces MAATTHVFRVEGMHCGSCALLIDDALEDLPGVRSTQTTIKQARSTVELDADRSSPQDVIRVIEELGYRASALL; encoded by the coding sequence ATGGCCGCCACGACACACGTCTTCCGGGTCGAGGGTATGCACTGCGGCAGCTGCGCACTGCTCATCGACGACGCCCTGGAAGACCTTCCGGGTGTGCGCAGCACGCAGACCACGATCAAGCAGGCACGCAGCACCGTCGAACTGGACGCGGACCGCAGTAGCCCGCAGGACGTCATCCGGGTCATCGAAGAACTGGGCTACCGCGCCTCGGCGCTGCTGTGA
- a CDS encoding DUF305 domain-containing protein produces the protein MATDTYDLTVPASAPDGSEPLHDAAGKHGISTLIAAATALVFLLVGAAGGMLITLSSTEHGATPAGGSVDVGFAQDMSVHHLQAVTMAGLARERSTDPAIRTLALDIESTQQGQVGMMAGWLALWGRPTLPTGPAMAWMSDPAVHGHGGTTGTAAPTGGRGIMPGMATVQELAKLRSLSGRELDVYFLQLVLRHHTGGVPMAAYAAERAGQDAVRTLADSILTSQSAEMQTITSMLVERGAHPLP, from the coding sequence ATGGCAACTGACACCTACGACCTCACCGTTCCCGCGTCGGCCCCCGACGGGTCCGAGCCGCTGCATGACGCAGCCGGCAAACACGGCATCAGCACCCTGATCGCAGCCGCGACGGCACTGGTGTTTCTGCTCGTCGGCGCTGCGGGAGGAATGCTGATCACACTGTCGAGCACCGAGCACGGCGCCACGCCCGCAGGCGGGTCGGTCGACGTCGGGTTCGCGCAGGACATGTCGGTGCACCACCTGCAAGCGGTGACCATGGCAGGCCTCGCGCGGGAACGCAGCACCGACCCGGCGATCAGGACGTTGGCCCTCGACATCGAGTCCACCCAGCAGGGCCAGGTCGGCATGATGGCCGGCTGGCTGGCCCTGTGGGGCCGGCCCACCCTGCCCACGGGGCCGGCCATGGCGTGGATGAGCGACCCGGCGGTGCACGGCCACGGCGGGACGACCGGCACAGCCGCACCGACCGGTGGCCGCGGCATCATGCCCGGCATGGCGACCGTGCAGGAACTGGCCAAGCTGCGGTCGTTGTCCGGCCGAGAGTTGGACGTGTACTTCCTGCAGTTGGTGCTGCGCCATCACACGGGCGGGGTGCCGATGGCGGCGTACGCGGCCGAACGCGCCGGCCAGGACGCCGTACGTACGCTCGCGGACAGCATCCTCACCTCACAGAGCGCCGAGATGCAGACCATCACGTCCATGCTCGTCGAACGCGGCGCTCACCCGTTGCCCTGA
- a CDS encoding 2Fe-2S iron-sulfur cluster-binding protein, translating into MDPRLWWYLARVGGLMSWWLLSATVVWGLLLYTRVLGPRTTTARLFDLHRFLSVLSLVFLAVHVLALVADSWVDVGLPQLLFPFTSDFRPVAVAWGVIAVYLLLAVEVTSLLRRRIPHRWWRYVHTCAFAVFALGTVHALTAGTDTTVVRWTAVALIAAVVFLAVYRLLAGRRTDDPDTSDDDPRHRPGEDGMAASPRPQAGAATTAVAHRPGREVVVTQLRRAADDVVAVHLAAADGGPLPAWEPGAHIDLVLPSGLIRPYSLCGDPGDRRTYRIAVLHARGGRGGSAEVHALRAGQPVAITGPRNRFPLVLAEYYLFIAGGIGITPIMPMVKAAAAAGLPWRLLYGGRSRAAMAFADELLALGDDRVRLVRQDTDGLPDLAAALAETPSATAVYSCGPEALLTAVQQLITTRFPDRHLHTERFGPPATTPHQATTPSPAGEFHVELHRSGRVLKVPADRSMLDVIRQTVPDVPSSCEQGFCGDCELRVLDGIPDHRDTVLPAGQRHRRDVIYPCVSRAHSPILSVDL; encoded by the coding sequence GTGGACCCCCGACTGTGGTGGTACCTCGCCCGCGTCGGCGGGCTGATGTCGTGGTGGCTGCTGTCGGCCACCGTCGTATGGGGCCTGCTGCTCTACACCCGCGTGCTGGGCCCGCGCACGACGACCGCACGATTGTTCGACCTGCACCGCTTCCTGTCCGTGCTGTCCCTGGTCTTCCTCGCGGTACACGTGCTGGCGCTCGTGGCCGACAGTTGGGTCGACGTCGGCCTGCCGCAACTGCTGTTCCCGTTCACCTCCGACTTCCGGCCGGTGGCCGTGGCCTGGGGCGTGATCGCCGTCTACCTGCTGCTTGCCGTCGAGGTGACCTCCCTGCTCAGGCGGCGCATCCCGCACCGCTGGTGGAGATACGTGCACACCTGCGCGTTCGCGGTGTTCGCGCTGGGCACCGTGCACGCCCTCACCGCCGGAACCGACACCACGGTGGTGCGCTGGACGGCAGTGGCGCTGATCGCGGCCGTGGTCTTCCTCGCCGTCTACCGACTGCTGGCCGGACGCCGCACCGACGACCCCGACACATCCGACGACGATCCGCGCCACCGTCCGGGCGAGGACGGCATGGCGGCCTCCCCGCGGCCACAGGCCGGGGCGGCGACCACGGCCGTCGCACACCGGCCGGGGCGCGAGGTCGTGGTGACGCAGCTGCGGCGGGCGGCCGACGACGTCGTGGCCGTGCACCTCGCCGCCGCCGACGGCGGCCCGCTGCCCGCGTGGGAACCGGGAGCGCACATCGACCTGGTGCTGCCTTCGGGACTGATCCGCCCGTACTCGCTGTGCGGCGACCCCGGCGACCGCCGCACCTACCGCATCGCCGTCCTGCACGCTCGCGGCGGCCGTGGCGGCTCGGCGGAAGTACACGCGCTGCGAGCCGGCCAACCGGTCGCCATCACAGGTCCGAGGAACAGATTCCCGCTGGTGCTGGCCGAGTACTACCTGTTCATCGCGGGCGGGATCGGCATCACCCCCATCATGCCCATGGTCAAGGCCGCGGCAGCGGCCGGATTGCCGTGGCGCCTGCTCTACGGAGGCCGATCCCGCGCGGCCATGGCCTTCGCCGACGAACTTTTGGCCCTCGGCGACGACCGGGTCCGCCTGGTGCGCCAGGACACCGACGGCCTGCCCGACCTCGCCGCCGCTCTCGCCGAAACCCCTTCCGCGACCGCGGTCTACAGCTGCGGCCCCGAGGCCCTGCTCACCGCCGTGCAGCAGCTGATCACCACGCGGTTTCCCGACCGGCACCTGCACACCGAACGCTTCGGGCCCCCGGCGACCACTCCGCACCAGGCAACGACTCCGTCGCCGGCGGGCGAGTTCCACGTCGAACTGCACCGCAGCGGACGGGTGCTGAAAGTCCCCGCCGACCGCAGCATGCTGGACGTGATCCGCCAGACCGTTCCCGACGTGCCCTCCTCCTGCGAGCAAGGATTCTGCGGCGACTGCGAACTGCGCGTCCTGGACGGCATCCCCGACCACCGCGACACCGTGCTCCCAGCAGGGCAACGCCACCGACGCGACGTCATCTACCCCTGCGTGTCCCGCGCCCACAGCCCGATCCTGTCCGTAGACCTATGA
- a CDS encoding FAD:protein FMN transferase yields MAAEARQARFAVMGSAGHLLVTGGPATLPASARSRLAELESLWSRFRPDSELCRLNASPGRWLGLSEPTVALVSRAVRAWELTGGLFDPTILPALEAAGYTGTFEHLPDEPPPGAAPGPAPGCAGIEIRDGLVRLPPGVRLDFGGIGKGYAADLVAGEMKAAGATGACVNLGGDLRATGSAPGGGPWVVAVEDEARPGTDLAWLALAEGAVATSTRLRRRWRHGERDQHHLIDPLTGVPATNPVVSVTVVAGEAHWAEALAKAALIGGLSAGRRLLDTHGVGGVLVTEDGARHCAGDWERFVTWTPDCGGTSPASAG; encoded by the coding sequence GTGGCAGCTGAGGCACGGCAGGCGCGGTTCGCGGTGATGGGCAGCGCCGGCCACCTCCTGGTGACCGGCGGCCCCGCGACGCTGCCGGCGTCGGCGCGGTCCCGGCTGGCCGAATTGGAATCGCTGTGGTCCCGCTTCCGGCCCGACAGCGAACTGTGCCGACTCAACGCCTCACCGGGCCGGTGGCTGGGACTGTCCGAGCCGACGGTGGCCCTGGTGTCCCGCGCGGTGCGGGCGTGGGAGCTGACCGGCGGCCTGTTCGACCCCACCATCCTGCCCGCGCTGGAAGCCGCCGGATACACCGGCACTTTCGAGCACCTGCCGGACGAACCGCCGCCGGGCGCGGCACCGGGTCCCGCGCCGGGGTGTGCGGGCATCGAGATCCGCGACGGGCTCGTCCGCCTGCCCCCCGGTGTGCGGCTCGACTTCGGCGGCATCGGCAAGGGCTACGCCGCCGACCTGGTGGCCGGGGAGATGAAGGCGGCGGGCGCGACCGGAGCGTGCGTCAACCTCGGCGGCGACCTGCGGGCGACGGGATCCGCCCCCGGCGGCGGCCCGTGGGTGGTCGCGGTGGAGGACGAGGCCAGACCGGGGACCGACCTGGCCTGGCTGGCCCTGGCCGAGGGCGCGGTCGCCACCTCCACCCGGCTGCGCCGCCGCTGGCGGCACGGGGAACGCGACCAGCACCACCTCATCGACCCGCTGACCGGCGTCCCGGCCACCAACCCGGTGGTCAGCGTCACCGTGGTGGCCGGTGAGGCGCACTGGGCCGAGGCACTGGCCAAAGCGGCACTGATCGGCGGCCTGTCGGCCGGACGACGTCTGCTGGACACCCACGGGGTCGGCGGCGTCCTGGTGACCGAGGACGGCGCGAGGCACTGCGCCGGAGACTGGGAAAGGTTTGTCACGTGGACCCCCGACTGTGGTGGTACCTCGCCCGCGTCGGCGGGCTGA
- a CDS encoding cation-translocating P-type ATPase, whose amino-acid sequence MTTTTIRPPAATASAESAHTVDLAITGMTCASCAARIERKLNKLPGVRASVNFATAGARVDYPDGTTPQDLIAAVKATGYGAALPTPPGSADAQHPSGDGDTAANGPAGEEERHVRALRDRLLICTALTVPVVLLSMVPATQFRFWQWLVFALATPVALWGAWPFHRAAALNLRHRAATMDTLVSVGVLAAWAWSVYALFFAGAGEPGMRMTFSLLPRSGEHAGQAEIYLEVAAALTAFILAGRYFEARARRRAGEAIRALMDLGAKDVAVLREGREVRVPIEQLAVGDEFVVRPGEKIASDGIVVEGTSAVDESLLTGESLPVEIGPDDAVTGATVNAGGRLVVRATRVGTDTKLAQIARLVEQAQTGKAQVQRLADAISALFVPIVILLAVETMLAWLLLGYPAALALTAAVAVLIIACPCALGLATPTALMVGTGRGAQLGLLIRGPEVLESTRRIDTIVLDKTGTVTEGRMRLAEVVAAEEENRARILRLAGAVEHASEHPIAKAIADAAREETGDLPPVTGFANHAGRGVTGTVDGHAVLAGRAGWLADDHGIAIPAALLRAKDDAERSGRTVVFAAWDGQARAALVVADTVKATSAEAVARFKALGLTPVLLTGDNTAAAHHVAAQVGIDTVIAEVHPEDKVAEVRRLQERGNVVAMVGDGVNDAAALAQADLGLAMGTGTDAAIAAADLTLVKGDLRGAADAILLARKTLSTIKGNLFWAFFYNVAALPLAALGLLNPLIAGAAMATSSVFVVTNSLRLRRFQPGHRN is encoded by the coding sequence ATGACGACCACGACCATCCGGCCGCCGGCGGCCACCGCCTCCGCCGAGTCCGCGCACACCGTCGACCTCGCCATTACCGGTATGACCTGCGCGTCGTGCGCGGCGCGGATCGAGCGCAAGCTGAACAAGCTGCCGGGCGTGCGGGCGTCGGTGAACTTCGCCACCGCCGGTGCGCGGGTCGACTACCCCGACGGGACGACGCCGCAGGACCTGATCGCCGCGGTGAAGGCCACCGGCTACGGCGCGGCCCTGCCCACCCCTCCCGGCTCCGCCGACGCGCAGCACCCGTCCGGCGACGGCGACACGGCCGCTAACGGGCCCGCAGGCGAGGAGGAGCGCCACGTGCGGGCGCTGCGGGACCGACTGCTGATCTGCACGGCGCTGACCGTGCCCGTGGTGCTGCTGTCCATGGTGCCCGCGACGCAGTTCCGGTTCTGGCAGTGGCTGGTCTTCGCGTTGGCGACCCCGGTGGCATTGTGGGGGGCCTGGCCGTTTCACCGCGCCGCCGCCCTGAACCTGCGCCACCGGGCGGCCACCATGGACACCCTGGTCTCGGTCGGCGTGCTGGCGGCCTGGGCCTGGAGTGTCTACGCGCTGTTCTTCGCCGGCGCCGGCGAGCCGGGCATGCGCATGACCTTCTCCCTGCTGCCCCGCTCGGGCGAACACGCCGGGCAGGCCGAGATCTACCTGGAGGTGGCTGCGGCGCTGACGGCGTTCATCCTGGCCGGGCGCTACTTCGAAGCACGCGCCCGCAGACGCGCCGGCGAGGCGATCCGCGCCCTGATGGACCTCGGTGCCAAGGACGTCGCGGTGCTGCGCGAGGGGCGCGAGGTGCGCGTGCCGATCGAGCAGTTGGCGGTCGGCGACGAATTCGTGGTGCGCCCCGGAGAGAAGATCGCCAGCGACGGCATCGTCGTTGAGGGCACCTCGGCGGTGGACGAGTCGCTGCTGACCGGCGAGTCACTGCCGGTCGAGATCGGGCCCGACGACGCCGTCACCGGAGCGACCGTCAACGCCGGAGGGCGCCTGGTCGTCCGCGCGACCCGAGTCGGAACGGACACCAAACTGGCCCAGATCGCCCGCCTGGTCGAACAGGCGCAGACCGGCAAGGCGCAGGTACAGCGGCTGGCGGACGCCATTTCGGCACTGTTCGTCCCGATCGTCATCCTGCTGGCGGTCGAGACGATGCTCGCCTGGCTGCTGCTGGGCTACCCCGCGGCCCTTGCCCTGACCGCCGCGGTGGCAGTGCTCATCATCGCCTGCCCCTGCGCGCTCGGGCTGGCCACGCCGACCGCGTTGATGGTCGGCACCGGCCGCGGCGCCCAGCTCGGCCTGCTCATCCGCGGTCCGGAGGTGCTGGAGTCCACCCGCCGCATCGACACCATCGTGCTGGACAAGACCGGCACCGTCACCGAGGGCAGGATGCGCCTGGCCGAGGTCGTCGCCGCCGAGGAAGAGAACCGAGCGCGGATCCTGCGCTTGGCCGGCGCGGTCGAGCACGCCAGCGAGCACCCCATCGCCAAGGCCATCGCCGACGCCGCACGCGAGGAGACCGGTGACCTCCCGCCGGTCACCGGGTTCGCCAACCACGCCGGCCGCGGTGTCACCGGGACCGTCGACGGGCACGCCGTGCTGGCCGGCCGGGCGGGATGGCTGGCCGACGACCACGGCATCGCGATCCCCGCCGCGCTGCTGCGGGCCAAAGACGATGCCGAACGCAGCGGACGCACCGTGGTGTTCGCCGCCTGGGACGGCCAAGCGCGGGCCGCGCTGGTGGTCGCCGACACCGTCAAGGCCACCAGCGCCGAGGCGGTCGCCCGGTTCAAGGCGCTGGGGCTGACTCCGGTGCTGCTCACCGGGGACAACACCGCCGCCGCCCACCACGTCGCCGCACAGGTCGGCATCGACACCGTCATCGCCGAGGTCCACCCCGAGGACAAGGTCGCCGAAGTCCGGCGACTCCAGGAACGGGGCAATGTCGTGGCGATGGTCGGCGACGGCGTCAACGACGCCGCCGCGCTGGCCCAGGCCGACCTCGGGCTGGCCATGGGCACGGGCACCGACGCGGCGATCGCCGCCGCCGACCTGACCCTGGTCAAGGGCGACCTGCGCGGCGCCGCCGACGCGATCCTCCTGGCCCGCAAGACCCTTTCGACGATCAAGGGCAACCTGTTCTGGGCGTTTTTCTACAACGTCGCCGCGCTGCCCCTGGCCGCCCTGGGTCTGCTCAATCCCCTGATCGCCGGAGCGGCGATGGCCACCTCCTCGGTGTTCGTCGTCACCAACAGCCTGCGGCTGCGCCGCTTCCAACCCGGCCACCGCAACTGA
- a CDS encoding heavy-metal-associated domain-containing protein, giving the protein MSESTYTVTGMTCGHCADSVTREVTGITGVRNVEVDVASGRVRALSDSPLSTEDVRAAVTEAGYELVGS; this is encoded by the coding sequence ATGAGCGAGTCCACCTACACGGTCACCGGTATGACCTGCGGCCACTGCGCCGACTCCGTCACCCGGGAGGTCACCGGCATCACCGGCGTGCGGAACGTCGAGGTCGACGTCGCGTCGGGCCGGGTCAGGGCGCTCAGCGACAGCCCGCTGTCGACCGAGGACGTGCGCGCGGCCGTCACCGAGGCCGGTTACGAACTGGTCGGTTCCTGA
- a CDS encoding heavy metal-responsive transcriptional regulator, whose protein sequence is MKIGEVAEITRMSTKTIRFYEQSGLVPAPTRTVSGHRVYGPEIADRLRFIRRCQAAGMSLNEVRQILTVHDRGESPCGHVGRVLGERLDLVRAQIAELVTLETHLETLLAHAAQGQPTDHDNAGVCWILETGPDDAPAGDTRRHLAG, encoded by the coding sequence ATGAAGATCGGTGAAGTGGCCGAGATCACCCGAATGAGCACCAAGACGATCCGCTTCTACGAGCAGTCCGGGCTGGTGCCGGCGCCCACGCGGACCGTCAGCGGTCACCGCGTCTACGGCCCCGAGATCGCGGACCGATTGCGGTTCATCCGCCGCTGCCAGGCGGCGGGCATGTCGTTGAACGAGGTGCGGCAGATCCTGACCGTGCACGACCGCGGAGAGAGCCCCTGCGGCCATGTCGGACGCGTACTTGGCGAACGGTTGGACCTGGTGCGCGCCCAGATCGCCGAACTCGTCACCCTGGAGACCCATTTGGAGACGCTGCTGGCCCACGCCGCCCAGGGCCAGCCCACCGATCACGACAACGCCGGCGTCTGCTGGATCCTCGAAACCGGACCGGACGACGCGCCGGCCGGTGACACGCGGCGACACCTGGCCGGTTGA
- a CDS encoding metal-sensitive transcriptional regulator → MTRRRSGVSDVHGDAPGKNSHLARLRRIEGRVRDLQRMIQGDRYPIDVVTGVAATTRALQAVALRLLDEHLAACLTQAAAAEDDIAEAKIREAGDAVARLIRS, encoded by the coding sequence ATGACCCGTCGACGGTCAGGAGTGAGCGACGTGCACGGCGACGCACCGGGCAAGAACAGCCACCTCGCACGGCTGCGCCGTATCGAGGGCCGGGTACGCGACCTGCAGCGGATGATCCAGGGCGACCGGTACCCCATCGACGTGGTGACCGGGGTCGCCGCGACCACCCGCGCACTGCAGGCGGTGGCCCTGCGACTGCTCGACGAACACCTCGCCGCCTGCCTCACACAGGCCGCCGCCGCGGAGGACGACATCGCCGAAGCCAAGATCCGCGAGGCGGGCGACGCCGTCGCCCGCCTCATCCGCTCCTGA
- a CDS encoding cell wall metabolism sensor histidine kinase WalK, which yields MPRPRPGRFTRRLAVAFAVIGVGAATLTAVLVNTAFQARFTDYLADQQQARQDQLVTLFAADYRRNDGWNPRSLNQLAATVTMTGSEAEIRGADGGRVWSLSDADVDPAMLAMHRAMMGTGELGPSRELPIAVEGTRVGTLVVRVPQGAVPAVDQDFRDSVNQLLTVGSLVAGLVALTFGLVLARRVATPIAELTTAADDLAKGRRDRRVPVTSTDEIGRLSASFNSMADQVEKQDQLRRMFTADVAHELRTPLAILRSQLEAVQDGISKPTPQVITSLHDETVRLSRLVADLETLAAADAATFTLDRRPTSLTALLRELTGALADEFAEAGLALGTDLDEVTVDGDPVRLRQIATNLLTNARKFVPPGGTVTVTVRDHGDTACLEVSDTGPGIAPEELPRVFDRFYRSPTARAGGSGIGLAVVAELAAAHGGSADVDSEPGRGTTFRVRLPTTSPAADTRGGRTAVG from the coding sequence ATGCCTAGACCGCGCCCCGGCCGCTTCACCCGCCGCCTCGCCGTGGCGTTCGCCGTCATCGGCGTGGGTGCGGCGACGCTGACCGCGGTCCTGGTCAACACCGCGTTCCAGGCCCGCTTCACCGACTACCTGGCCGACCAGCAACAGGCCCGTCAGGACCAGCTGGTCACCTTGTTCGCCGCCGACTACCGCCGCAACGACGGCTGGAACCCCCGGTCGCTCAACCAGCTCGCGGCGACCGTGACGATGACCGGCTCGGAGGCCGAGATCCGTGGTGCCGACGGCGGCCGGGTGTGGTCGTTGTCCGACGCCGACGTCGACCCCGCCATGCTGGCCATGCACCGGGCCATGATGGGCACCGGGGAACTCGGCCCGTCGCGGGAGCTGCCCATCGCCGTCGAGGGAACACGGGTGGGCACCCTGGTCGTGCGTGTTCCCCAGGGTGCGGTCCCGGCCGTCGACCAGGACTTCCGTGACTCGGTGAACCAGCTGCTGACCGTGGGCAGCCTCGTCGCCGGCCTGGTCGCCCTCACCTTCGGGCTGGTCCTGGCCCGCCGGGTCGCCACACCGATCGCCGAACTCACCACGGCCGCCGACGACCTGGCCAAAGGCCGCCGGGACCGCCGCGTCCCCGTCACCTCGACCGACGAGATCGGCCGACTGTCCGCCTCGTTCAACTCCATGGCCGACCAGGTCGAGAAGCAGGACCAACTGCGGCGGATGTTCACCGCCGACGTCGCCCACGAACTGCGCACCCCGCTGGCCATCCTGCGCAGCCAGCTCGAAGCCGTCCAGGACGGGATCAGCAAGCCGACACCGCAGGTCATCACCTCCCTGCACGACGAGACCGTGCGGCTGTCGCGACTGGTCGCGGACCTGGAAACCCTCGCCGCCGCCGACGCGGCCACCTTCACCCTCGACCGGCGGCCGACCTCGCTGACCGCGCTGCTGCGCGAACTCACCGGCGCGCTGGCCGACGAGTTCGCCGAAGCCGGGCTCGCCCTGGGCACCGACCTCGACGAGGTCACCGTCGACGGCGACCCTGTGCGGCTGCGCCAGATCGCGACCAACCTGCTCACCAACGCCCGCAAGTTCGTCCCGCCGGGAGGAACGGTCACCGTCACGGTCCGCGACCACGGCGACACGGCCTGCCTGGAGGTCTCCGACACCGGTCCCGGCATCGCGCCGGAGGAACTGCCGCGGGTGTTCGACCGCTTCTACCGCAGCCCCACCGCACGCGCCGGCGGCTCCGGCATCGGCTTGGCCGTGGTGGCCGAACTGGCCGCCGCCCACGGCGGCAGCGCCGACGTGGACAGCGAACCCGGCCGCGGCACCACCTTCCGGGTGCGGCTGCCCACCACGTCGCCGGCCGCGGACACACGCGGCGGCAGGACCGCCGTCGGTTGA
- a CDS encoding response regulator transcription factor, translating to MTTTVLVVDDEPKLRRLVRDYLEREGFTVLEADDGRRALALATGAHPDLVILDLGLPDMPGEEVARLLRKTSDVPLVMLTARAAESDRVMGLRLGADDYVVKPFSPRELVARVEAILRRARGGHSGTAAPASYGYGRLRIDPERREVWAAEQHVELTRTEFDLLAALASRPGRAWTRLELVTRVQGYDFEGYERTIDVHVKNLRRKLGDTSPFRLVTTVPGVGYKLGVDRDA from the coding sequence ATGACCACAACCGTGCTCGTCGTCGACGACGAGCCCAAGCTGCGCCGATTGGTGCGCGACTACCTCGAACGGGAGGGTTTCACGGTCCTGGAGGCCGACGACGGCCGGCGTGCCCTCGCGTTGGCCACCGGCGCCCATCCCGACCTGGTGATCCTCGACCTGGGGTTGCCCGACATGCCGGGCGAGGAGGTCGCCAGACTGCTGCGCAAGACCAGCGACGTGCCACTGGTGATGCTGACCGCGCGCGCGGCCGAGAGCGACCGGGTGATGGGGCTGCGCCTGGGCGCGGACGACTACGTCGTCAAGCCGTTCAGCCCCCGTGAACTGGTCGCGCGGGTCGAGGCGATCCTGCGCCGAGCGCGCGGCGGGCACTCCGGCACGGCGGCCCCGGCGTCCTACGGTTACGGTCGGCTGCGCATCGACCCGGAGCGCCGGGAGGTGTGGGCCGCCGAGCAGCACGTCGAGCTGACCCGCACCGAGTTCGACCTGCTCGCCGCGCTGGCCTCGCGGCCGGGACGGGCGTGGACCCGACTGGAGTTGGTGACCCGGGTGCAGGGCTACGACTTCGAGGGCTACGAGCGCACCATCGACGTGCACGTGAAGAACCTGCGCCGCAAACTCGGCGACACCTCACCGTTCCGGCTGGTCACGACCGTGCCCGGGGTCGGCTACAAGCTCGGGGTGGACCGCGATGCCTAG